A single Dechloromonas denitrificans DNA region contains:
- a CDS encoding putative 2-aminoethylphosphonate ABC transporter substrate-binding protein codes for MHIKLIAKYLTFAGLALAAALPAHAEKTVLNVYTALETDQLKAYQEGFNKVYPDIELKWTRDSTGIVTAKLLAEKAKPVADVIMGVAASSMVVFERQGMLQPYAPANLKNITPRYRAAANPPSWVGMNVWGAAICYNVVEMQKQGLPKIESWKDLLKPEFKGKIVMPNPASSGTGYLDVTAWLTVFGEKGGWEYMDKLHDNIAVYTHSGSKPCKMAGAGEFPVGISFEYRANATRNQGAPIDIVYPKEGLGWDIEAIAIVKGTPQLAAAKKLSDWASTKEAAELYAKNFAVVALPGVATRLKHVPTDYEQRLVKNDFNLMGKNREAVLTEWQKRYAGKSEPKAK; via the coding sequence ATGCACATCAAACTTATTGCCAAGTATCTGACTTTCGCAGGCCTTGCCCTGGCTGCCGCCCTTCCCGCCCACGCCGAAAAGACCGTGCTCAATGTGTATACCGCACTCGAAACGGATCAGCTCAAGGCCTACCAGGAAGGCTTCAACAAGGTTTATCCGGATATCGAACTGAAGTGGACGCGCGACTCGACCGGCATCGTCACCGCCAAGCTGCTGGCCGAAAAAGCCAAGCCGGTGGCCGACGTGATCATGGGCGTCGCCGCTTCCAGCATGGTCGTCTTCGAGCGCCAGGGCATGCTCCAGCCGTACGCGCCGGCCAATCTGAAGAACATCACGCCGCGCTACCGCGCCGCCGCCAATCCGCCGAGCTGGGTCGGCATGAATGTCTGGGGTGCCGCGATCTGCTACAACGTCGTTGAGATGCAGAAACAGGGCCTGCCCAAGATCGAATCCTGGAAGGATCTGCTCAAGCCGGAATTCAAGGGCAAGATCGTCATGCCCAACCCCGCCTCGTCCGGCACCGGCTACCTCGACGTCACCGCCTGGCTGACCGTCTTCGGCGAGAAGGGCGGCTGGGAGTACATGGACAAACTGCACGACAACATCGCGGTGTACACCCATTCCGGCTCCAAGCCCTGCAAGATGGCCGGCGCCGGCGAATTCCCGGTCGGCATCTCGTTCGAATACCGGGCCAACGCCACCCGCAACCAGGGCGCGCCGATCGACATCGTCTATCCGAAGGAAGGTCTCGGCTGGGATATCGAGGCCATCGCCATCGTCAAGGGCACGCCGCAGCTGGCCGCCGCCAAGAAGCTCTCCGACTGGGCGTCGACCAAGGAAGCCGCCGAGCTGTACGCCAAGAACTTCGCCGTCGTCGCCCTGCCCGGCGTCGCCACCCGCCTGAAGCACGTGCCGACCGACTACGAGCAGCGCCTGGTCAAGAACGACTTCAACCTGATGGGCAAGAACCGCGAGGCCGTGCTGACCGAGTGGCAGAAGCGCTACGCCGGCAAGTCCGAACCGAAAGCCAAGTAA
- a CDS encoding putative 2-aminoethylphosphonate ABC transporter ATP-binding protein, translating to MAQLTIRQLVKRFGNFLALDAIDLTIERGEFVVLLGPSGCGKTTLLRAIAGLETQDAGSIVQGAVDISRLPPAQRDYGIVFQSYALFPNLSVAENVAYGLRNRKADRQLIKQRVGEMLTLVGLPGSEEKYPAQLSGGQQQRVALARALATSPELLLLDEPLSALDAIERLRLRSEIRSLQTRLGVTTLMVTHDQEEALAMADRIVVMNHGRIQQIGDPQTVYCQPANDFVADFIGRTNVLRGTTRENRHIELGNLRLRHRDDMAPGIAARFYVRPEEIKLFDTLDRSENSFYAHVLKAEYLGSYLLVTLAADHCPGMALVAQFATNYLNGWPIVPGATLRIGIPPAAIRLVADEQ from the coding sequence ATGGCTCAGCTAACCATTCGACAACTGGTCAAGCGCTTCGGCAATTTCCTTGCCCTCGACGCGATCGACCTGACCATCGAGCGCGGCGAATTCGTCGTCCTGCTCGGCCCCTCGGGCTGCGGCAAGACGACGCTGCTGCGGGCGATTGCCGGCCTCGAAACGCAGGATGCCGGAAGCATCGTGCAGGGCGCCGTCGACATTTCCCGCCTGCCGCCGGCCCAGCGCGACTACGGCATCGTCTTTCAGTCCTACGCCCTCTTTCCCAATCTTTCGGTGGCCGAAAACGTCGCCTACGGACTGCGCAACCGCAAGGCCGACCGCCAGTTGATCAAGCAACGGGTCGGCGAGATGCTGACCCTGGTCGGTCTGCCCGGCAGCGAGGAAAAATACCCGGCCCAGCTCTCCGGTGGCCAGCAACAACGGGTGGCCCTGGCCCGCGCCCTCGCCACCTCGCCGGAACTGCTGCTGCTCGACGAACCGCTGTCGGCGCTCGACGCCATCGAGCGGCTGCGCCTGCGCTCCGAAATCCGCAGCCTGCAAACCCGCCTCGGTGTCACCACGCTGATGGTCACCCACGACCAGGAAGAAGCGCTGGCCATGGCCGACCGCATCGTCGTGATGAACCACGGCCGCATTCAGCAGATCGGCGACCCGCAAACCGTCTATTGCCAACCGGCCAACGATTTCGTCGCCGACTTCATCGGCCGCACCAATGTCTTGCGCGGCACGACGCGCGAAAACCGCCACATCGAACTCGGTAATCTCCGCCTGCGCCATCGCGACGACATGGCTCCGGGCATCGCCGCCCGCTTCTATGTTCGCCCCGAGGAAATCAAGCTGTTCGATACGCTGGATCGTAGCGAGAACAGTTTCTACGCCCATGTCCTCAAGGCCGAATACCTCGGCTCCTACCTGCTGGTCACGCTGGCCGCCGACCACTGCCCGGGCATGGCGCTGGTCGCCCAGTTCGCCACCAATTATCTGAACGGCTGGCCGATCGTGCCCGGCGCCACGCTGCGCATCGGCATCCCGCCCGCGGCCATCCGTCTGGTCGCCGACGAACAATGA
- a CDS encoding putative 2-aminoethylphosphonate ABC transporter permease subunit yields MRGPTVSLKKTLDERLSALLLLLAALALSLFLLAPLGAILLGSVQAEGGGYTLQRFSQFFTAPGTATAIWNSLWISALVTALTLPLAFFYAYAIQRSCTPLRGFFRLVGMSPLLGPSLVGAISFIQWFGTQGVLKSWLAGYSVYGPIGIVLSAVYATFPHALMILLVALGTADGRLYEAADALSTSRWRKFTTITLPGAKYGLISAAMVVFSYTISDFGIPKVIGGNFQILAVEIYIQVVGQQNFNRGAVIALLLLLPVLLAFLIDWRVQRKQQASLTARAVPYVARREGRRDGALFVYCALLAIALLGVVGMTAYTSLVRFWPYNLEMSFDHYVFGLADAGVLDAYLNSLRIAGLTALCGTPFIFVTAYLLEKSRGGWPWLRSAVQVVATLPMGVPGMVLGIGFILFFNHPQNPLNGLYHTLTIIVVANVVHYYTSCHLTSLTALKNIDREFEAVSASLKVSQFVTFWRVTLPLCLPAVLEIARYLFINAMTTVSAVVFLYSPHTLPASVSILNLDEAGEIGPATAMATLVVLTSAVVSLAYSLLTNLVFKRHQAWRNVRR; encoded by the coding sequence ATGAGAGGCCCGACCGTCAGCCTCAAGAAGACGCTCGACGAACGCCTGTCGGCGCTGCTGCTGTTACTGGCGGCGCTCGCCTTGTCGCTCTTCCTGCTCGCCCCGCTCGGCGCCATCCTGCTCGGTAGCGTGCAGGCCGAGGGCGGCGGCTACACGCTGCAGCGCTTCAGCCAATTCTTCACCGCCCCCGGCACCGCGACGGCAATCTGGAACAGCCTGTGGATCAGCGCCCTGGTCACCGCGCTGACCTTGCCGCTGGCCTTTTTCTACGCCTACGCCATCCAGCGCAGTTGCACGCCGCTGCGCGGCTTCTTCCGGCTGGTCGGCATGTCGCCGCTGCTCGGCCCGTCGCTGGTCGGCGCCATTTCCTTCATCCAGTGGTTCGGCACGCAGGGCGTGCTCAAGTCGTGGCTGGCCGGATACAGCGTCTATGGCCCGATCGGCATCGTGCTGTCGGCGGTCTACGCGACCTTCCCGCACGCCCTGATGATCCTGCTGGTGGCGCTCGGCACCGCCGACGGCCGGCTCTACGAAGCGGCCGACGCGCTGAGCACCTCGCGCTGGCGCAAGTTCACCACCATCACGCTGCCCGGCGCCAAGTACGGCCTGATCAGCGCCGCCATGGTGGTCTTTTCCTACACGATCAGCGACTTCGGCATTCCCAAGGTGATCGGCGGCAACTTCCAGATCCTGGCCGTCGAAATCTACATCCAGGTCGTCGGCCAGCAAAACTTCAACCGCGGCGCGGTGATCGCCCTGCTCCTACTGCTGCCGGTACTGCTCGCCTTCCTGATCGACTGGCGGGTCCAGCGCAAGCAACAGGCCAGCCTGACGGCGCGCGCCGTGCCTTACGTGGCGCGCCGCGAAGGCCGGCGCGATGGCGCGCTGTTCGTCTATTGCGCCCTGCTCGCCATCGCCCTGCTCGGCGTGGTCGGGATGACCGCCTACACCTCGCTGGTCCGCTTCTGGCCGTACAACCTCGAGATGTCGTTCGATCATTACGTGTTCGGACTGGCCGATGCCGGCGTCCTCGACGCCTATCTGAACAGCCTGCGAATCGCCGGACTGACCGCGCTGTGCGGCACGCCGTTCATCTTCGTCACCGCCTACCTGCTGGAGAAAAGCCGCGGCGGCTGGCCCTGGCTGCGTTCCGCCGTGCAGGTCGTGGCCACGCTGCCGATGGGCGTGCCGGGCATGGTGCTCGGCATCGGCTTCATCCTCTTCTTCAATCACCCGCAGAACCCGCTGAACGGGCTCTATCACACGCTGACCATCATCGTCGTGGCCAACGTGGTGCATTACTACACCTCCTGCCATCTGACCTCGCTCACCGCACTGAAGAACATCGACCGCGAATTCGAGGCAGTGTCCGCATCGCTGAAGGTTTCGCAATTCGTCACCTTCTGGCGCGTCACGCTGCCGCTGTGCCTGCCCGCCGTGCTGGAAATCGCCCGCTATCTGTTCATCAATGCGATGACCACCGTTTCGGCCGTCGTCTTCCTCTACTCGCCGCACACGCTGCCGGCCTCGGTATCCATCCTCAACCTTGACGAGGCGGGCGAAATCGGCCCGGCCACGGCGATGGCGACGCTGGTCGTGCTGACCTCGGCCGTCGTCAGCCTGGCCTATAGCCTACTGACCAACCTCGTCTTCAAACGCCACCAGGCCTGGCGCAACGTCAGGCGCTAA